In the genome of Fusobacterium sp. DD2, the window ACTAAAAATAAGTTCTGAAAGTTATCTTCGTGGATTTTACTATAAACCTCGTGTAGATAAAGCATATCTTAAGGAACATAGCAGTGGTCTTATTGCTCTGTCAGCATGTATGAACGGAGAAATATCACGTAGAATTATGGATAAAGAGCCTGAGGAAAATATAAATAAAGCTCTTAATGAATACATTGAAATTTTTGGAAAAAACAACTTCTATATAGAGGTACAGGGAAATGGTATCGAAGAACAAAAGATACTCAATGAAAAACTCTATGATTTAGCTAAAGCAAATGATTTAAAACTTGTAGCAACAAATGACACTCACTATGTAAATCAGGGAGATCATACACTGCAGGATATTATGATTTGTATTCAAACTGGTGCTAAATTAAATGACCCTAACAGAATGAGAATAAATACAAAGGAACTATTTTTTAAAAGTAGAGAACAGGTTCTTGATGGACTGGGTCCTAAATACATGGAAGCTATTGATAATACTCTTGAGATAGCTGGAAGATGTAATGTTGATATTGAATTTGGAAAATTTAAATTTCCTGAATACAAACTGCCAACATGTATGAAAAGTATAGAAGCCTTCTTAAGAAAACTTGTATATATGGGGCTTGCAAAACGTTATCCATTAGGTCTTACCAAAGGTATTGTTGGAAGAATTGAATATGAGCTTGGAATAATAGAAAAAATGGGATATGCTGGTTACTTTGTTGTAGTATGGGACTTTATAGATTTTGCCAGAAGAAACAATATCCCAATAGGGCCAGGAAGAGGATCTGCTGCAGGAAGTTTAGTTGCCTATGCACTTGGAATTACTCAATTGGATCCTTTAAAGTATAATCTTATTTTTGAAAGATTTTTAAATCCAGAAAGAATATCAATGCCAGATATTGATATAGATATATGTCAGGAAAGGCGTCAGGAAGTTATTGAGTATGTTATTGAAAAATATGGTGCTGACAAGGTAGCACAAATTATTACATTTGGAACAATGAAAGCAAGAGCTGCTATTAGAGATGTTGGAAGAGTTATGGATACTCCTCTTTCAAAAGTAGATAAAATAGCTAAACTTGTTCCTTTTAATACAACTATCAGAGAAACTTTAAACAGTGTAGATGAATTTAGAAAGCTCTATCTGGAAGACAAAGAGATTCAGCAGATTATAGATGTTTCAGCAAAAATAGAAAACAAAGTTAGACACGCATCTATCCATGCTGCAGGTATTGTTATAACTAAAGACCCATTAACTGATAATGTTCCTCTATATTGTGATAGTAAAAAAGTTGTTTCAACTCAATATCAAATGAAGGAACTGGAAGATCTTGGACTTCTAAAAATGGACTTCTTGGGATTGAGAAACCTGACTAATATTCAAAGAACTATTGAATATATAAAGGAAGATACTGGTGAAGAGATAAAACTTGATGAGATTCCTTTAAATTCTAAAAAAGTCTATGATATGCTATCACGTGGAGATACTTCTGGAGTGTTCCAATTGGAATCTAGAGGAATAAGAAATATCCTTATGAAACTTCAACCTGATAAATTTGAAGATATTATAGCTTTACTTGCACTATATAGACCTGGACCATTAGGTTCTGGAATGGTAGATGATTTCATTAATGGTAAAAATGGAACTATTGAAATAAAATATCCTCACCCTTCTCTTGAAGAGACCTTGAAAGAAACTTACGGGGTTATACTTTATCAGGAACAGGTAATGAAAATTGCAAATATCATGGCTGGATATTCCTTAGGTGAAGCAGACCTGCTAAGAAGAGCCATGGGTAAGAAAAACATTGAAATAATGGAACAGAACAGAGATAAATTTATCAAACGTTCTGTTGAAAATGGATATAGTGAAGAAAAAGCCATGGAGATGTTTGAGCTTATAGATAAGTTCGCTGGATATGGATTTAATAAATCTCACTCTGCTGCTTATGCTCTAATTGCATATTGGACTGCATATTTTAAAGCATTCTATCTAAAACATTACTATGCTGCACTTATGACATCAGAAATGGCACATATTGAAAATATTGCCTTTTATGTTGAAGATGCTAAATACCATAAACTTAAACTTCATCTTCCAGATGTAAATAAGCCTACTTCTAAATTTATTGTAGATAAAGAGGGAATTGTCTTCTCACTTGCAGCAATAAAAAATGTAGGAGAGGGAATTGTTGATAAAATAATGGAAGAACACAACTTAAATGGCGATTTTAAAGATTTAGAAGACTTTGTAGTGAGAACAAGAAGCTATGGACTCAATAAAAAAGCTTTAGAATCACTAATACTTGCTGGAGCTTTAGATTCACTTCCTGGAAATAGAAGACAAAAATTTGAAGCCATAGATAAAATAATGGATTTTGCAAATAGAAAGCTTAAAGAGGATGATATTCAACAGATGAACCTTTTTGGAATGGCAAAATCAGCTCTTGGAAAATTTACTCTGCCTCAGGCAGAAGAGTATTCCCTTGATGAGATACTTGCAAAAGAAAAAGAGTATCTGGGATTTTATTTCAGTGCACATCCATTGGATAAATTTAGAGATATCATTACTACATTTAGACTCACTCCTATTACAGAGATAAAAGAGGATAAAAATACAGGTTTTGTACAGACTTACGGAATATTGAGAAATATAAAAAAAGTGGTAACTAAAAAATCTGAAATTATGGCTATATTTGATATTGAAGATTATTACAACTCTATATCATGTATCGCTTTTCCACGAGATTATCAAAGATATGTTCATATATTTGTAGAGGGAAAACCGGTCTTTATCAGAGGAAATAGCCAGATTGACTATTTTAAAGGTGAAGAAAAGAAAAAAATTATAATCCGTGATATAATGTTCCTAAATGATATTCTAAGAGAAAAAAGTAATCGTCTATATATTCTTATTCTTGAAAAGGATAAAGAAAAATTCAGCAGACTTAGAGATATTATTAAAAGTTATCCAGGTGATGCACCTGTGTACTTTGCCATTAAAGGAAAGAATATAAAAAAAGTAAGACTTACAAAATTTAAAGTGGAGCTGTCATCTCATTTTCTTTCAGAAATTGTAAAACTCATGGGAGAAGATAAGGTTACAATTCGTTGAAACTCAAATTATATTGAAATATACAGTACTTAATGGTAAAATATATAAAAAATAAGGAGGATTCTATGAAGGGTGATATGCAAACTGTTGAAGAATTAATGAAAATTCTTCAGGAAAAGAAACTTACAGAGATCTCTTTTGAGACATCTGACGTTAAAATAACTATCAAAGCTGATCCTGTTCAAGAAAAGAAAAAAGTTCAAGAAAAACCTAAAAAGAAAGAATGTAACGAAGAAAAAATAGATAAAAATCATAAAGATATAGTATCAGAACATGTAGGAAGATACAACTTTATTAAAAAAGATGGTTCTCCAATTATATCAATTGGACAAAGTGTAAAAGAGGGAGAGGAACTTGGAAATGTTATAGCTGTTGGGGTAGCTCTGCCAGTTGTTTCTAAGTTTTCTGGTGTGATAGAAGATATCTATGTAAAAAATGGAGACCCAGTTGATTATGGTAAACCATTAATAAAAGTAAAAATTTCATAATCTGACAATTTTGGATTATCGGGAGGAAATGTAATGTTTAATAAAATACTTATTGCTAATAGGGGAGAAATAGCAGTTAGAATTATAAGAGCAGCAAAAGAATTGGATATTAAAACTGTTGCTGTGTATTCTGAAGCTGATAAGGACAGTCTCCATGTTAGATTAGCAGATGAAGCTGTATGTATAGGTGGAGTTTCAAGCTCAGAGTCTTATCTTAAAGTTCCAAATATTATTGCAGCTGCTGAAATAACAGGAGCCGATGCTATCCATCCAGGATATGGGTTCCTTTCTGAAAATGCAAAATTCGCATCTATTTGTAAAGAGCATAATATTGCATTTATTGGACCTAGACCTGAGTGTATCTCAAAAATGGGAGATAAAGCAACTGCCAGAGCAACTGCTGTAGCAAATAATGTTCCTGTAACTAACGGAACTGGAATAATCACTAGCATCTCTGAAGCCAAAAAACAGGTAAATGAATTTATCACTTACCCAGTTATGATAAAAGCCACTGCTGGTGGTGGTGGTAAGGGAATGAGAATCGCCAGAAATGATGAAGAACTTGAAAAAAATATAGTTGCAGCTCAAACAGAAGCTGGATCAGCATTTGGAAATCCAGATGTATATATAGAAAAATTTGTTGAAAATCCAAGACATATAGAGATTCAGATTTTAGGAGATAAATATGGTAATGTAATCTATTTGGGAGAGAGAGACTGCTCTATTCAAAGAAGACATCAAAAACTTATTGAAGAAGCACCATCTTTTTCACTTCCATTAAATGTAAGAAAGGCAATGGGAGAAGCTGCAGTTACACTTGCAAAAGCAATAAATTATGACTCAGCTGGTACTTTAGAATTCTTAGTTGACAAGCATAACAATTTCTATTTCATGGAAATGAATACAAGAATTCAGGTAGAACACACTGTTACAGAGATGGTTACAGGTCTTGATATAATTAAACTTCAAATTCAGATTGCATCTGGAGCAAAGCTTAATATTTCTCAAGATGATATTCAACTATTTGGACATGCAATAGAGTGTAGAATAAATGCTGAAGATACAGAAAATGGATTTTTACCATCACCTGGTGTCATTACTAAATATATTGTGCCAGGAGGAAATGGTATAAGAGTAGATTCACACTCTTATCAAGGATATGAGATTTCACCTTATTATGATTCAATGATTGGAAAGCTTATAGCCTTTGGAATCGATAGAAAAGAAGCTATTGCAAAAATGAAAAGAGCTCTAAATGAATACATAATTGAAGGTATAGATACCACAATTCCTTTCCATCTTCAAGTATTCAATAATGAACTATATATTGAGGGTAAAACATCAACTAATTTTATAGAGGAGAACTTCCCTAAAAAATAATTTGATATTAAGGTGGTTTTTTTAAAGAAAATTAGGTATAATATAGTAAACAAAGGTTACACAACAAATAAAATTACACGGGGGTGTTTCAATGAGTGAATTAGGAAATATAAGAATATCTGATGATGTTGTTAAGACTATAGCAGCTAAAGCAGCATCTGATGTTGAAGGTGTTTACAAATTGGCCGGTGGGGTTGCTGATGAAGTTAGCAAGATTCTTGGGAAAAAGAGACCTACTAATGGAGTAAAGGTAGAAGTTGGAGAAAAAGAGTGCAGCATTGAAGTATTTATCATAGTTGAATACGGATACCTTATTTCAGACGTTGCTCACGAAATTCAAAAATCTGTTTTAAAAGCAGTTTCTGAATTAAGTGGTTTGAAAGTTGTGGAAGTAAATGTTTATGTTCAGGATGTAAAAATTAAGACTGAAGAAGCTCCTGAAACTGAGGGAGAAGAAACAGAGATGTAACTTCATAGAGGTGTCTAAAAGCACCTCTAATCTTTTATGTAGGTGATAATTTATGTTTAAAAAATTTATTTTTTTCCTGGCATGGATAGGTGTTTTCGTTCTTTCATTGACAGGGATAGTTTATGTAGTTATGCCAAAGTACTTTGTACAATTTAATACATATATTGGAACATTTGGTTATGATATGGTAGTATTAGGAATATCAATTATTTATTTCATAATCTGTTTAGTTAAATTTTTCTCTCTTTTTGAAAGAGAAAAAGATTATGTTATAAAAACAGAAGATGGAGTAGTATATATTTCTGCTGCTACTGTTACAACTTTTATAAGAGATCTTCTTTCTGATGATAAAGATATCTCGAATTTAAAAGTTGACACATTTAAAAAGGGAAGAAAATTCAACATTAAAATCAAACTTGATATACTTTCTAATGGAGATGTATCAGGTAAGTCAATGTCTATTCAAAATGAAATCAAAAATAAACTTGCAGATAAAATGGGAATAGAAGTTGGAAATGTTCAGGTAAAAATCTCTAAATTAGCATTAAGAGATAGTGACCCTGAAGAGAAATAAAGGAGGATAGACTATGCTAGAGGAAATGATTGCTACTCTTGTGTATAACAGGAAAAGATATCTCTATGGTTTCCTAGCCTTTGTAATAGCCTTACTTCTAGTTACAGTAGGTTTAGCTAATACTGTTTTTATTGCCGTTATTACTGCAATAGGTTATTGTTTAGGTAGTCCTGGTTTAGATAAAAAGTTTAAAAAAATTAAAGAT includes:
- a CDS encoding DNA polymerase III subunit alpha; the protein is MNKSFVHLHLHTEYSLLDGVGKIDEYIEKAKILNMPAIAITDHGNLFGVLELYKKAKKNGIKPIIGLEAYISEKGMEDREGRNFHLVLLAENYEGYKNLLKISSESYLRGFYYKPRVDKAYLKEHSSGLIALSACMNGEISRRIMDKEPEENINKALNEYIEIFGKNNFYIEVQGNGIEEQKILNEKLYDLAKANDLKLVATNDTHYVNQGDHTLQDIMICIQTGAKLNDPNRMRINTKELFFKSREQVLDGLGPKYMEAIDNTLEIAGRCNVDIEFGKFKFPEYKLPTCMKSIEAFLRKLVYMGLAKRYPLGLTKGIVGRIEYELGIIEKMGYAGYFVVVWDFIDFARRNNIPIGPGRGSAAGSLVAYALGITQLDPLKYNLIFERFLNPERISMPDIDIDICQERRQEVIEYVIEKYGADKVAQIITFGTMKARAAIRDVGRVMDTPLSKVDKIAKLVPFNTTIRETLNSVDEFRKLYLEDKEIQQIIDVSAKIENKVRHASIHAAGIVITKDPLTDNVPLYCDSKKVVSTQYQMKELEDLGLLKMDFLGLRNLTNIQRTIEYIKEDTGEEIKLDEIPLNSKKVYDMLSRGDTSGVFQLESRGIRNILMKLQPDKFEDIIALLALYRPGPLGSGMVDDFINGKNGTIEIKYPHPSLEETLKETYGVILYQEQVMKIANIMAGYSLGEADLLRRAMGKKNIEIMEQNRDKFIKRSVENGYSEEKAMEMFELIDKFAGYGFNKSHSAAYALIAYWTAYFKAFYLKHYYAALMTSEMAHIENIAFYVEDAKYHKLKLHLPDVNKPTSKFIVDKEGIVFSLAAIKNVGEGIVDKIMEEHNLNGDFKDLEDFVVRTRSYGLNKKALESLILAGALDSLPGNRRQKFEAIDKIMDFANRKLKEDDIQQMNLFGMAKSALGKFTLPQAEEYSLDEILAKEKEYLGFYFSAHPLDKFRDIITTFRLTPITEIKEDKNTGFVQTYGILRNIKKVVTKKSEIMAIFDIEDYYNSISCIAFPRDYQRYVHIFVEGKPVFIRGNSQIDYFKGEEKKKIIIRDIMFLNDILREKSNRLYILILEKDKEKFSRLRDIIKSYPGDAPVYFAIKGKNIKKVRLTKFKVELSSHFLSEIVKLMGEDKVTIR
- a CDS encoding biotin/lipoyl-containing protein, translated to MKGDMQTVEELMKILQEKKLTEISFETSDVKITIKADPVQEKKKVQEKPKKKECNEEKIDKNHKDIVSEHVGRYNFIKKDGSPIISIGQSVKEGEELGNVIAVGVALPVVSKFSGVIEDIYVKNGDPVDYGKPLIKVKIS
- the accC gene encoding acetyl-CoA carboxylase biotin carboxylase subunit, which encodes MFNKILIANRGEIAVRIIRAAKELDIKTVAVYSEADKDSLHVRLADEAVCIGGVSSSESYLKVPNIIAAAEITGADAIHPGYGFLSENAKFASICKEHNIAFIGPRPECISKMGDKATARATAVANNVPVTNGTGIITSISEAKKQVNEFITYPVMIKATAGGGGKGMRIARNDEELEKNIVAAQTEAGSAFGNPDVYIEKFVENPRHIEIQILGDKYGNVIYLGERDCSIQRRHQKLIEEAPSFSLPLNVRKAMGEAAVTLAKAINYDSAGTLEFLVDKHNNFYFMEMNTRIQVEHTVTEMVTGLDIIKLQIQIASGAKLNISQDDIQLFGHAIECRINAEDTENGFLPSPGVITKYIVPGGNGIRVDSHSYQGYEISPYYDSMIGKLIAFGIDRKEAIAKMKRALNEYIIEGIDTTIPFHLQVFNNELYIEGKTSTNFIEENFPKK
- a CDS encoding Asp23/Gls24 family envelope stress response protein, giving the protein MSELGNIRISDDVVKTIAAKAASDVEGVYKLAGGVADEVSKILGKKRPTNGVKVEVGEKECSIEVFIIVEYGYLISDVAHEIQKSVLKAVSELSGLKVVEVNVYVQDVKIKTEEAPETEGEETEM
- the amaP gene encoding alkaline shock response membrane anchor protein AmaP, giving the protein MFKKFIFFLAWIGVFVLSLTGIVYVVMPKYFVQFNTYIGTFGYDMVVLGISIIYFIICLVKFFSLFEREKDYVIKTEDGVVYISAATVTTFIRDLLSDDKDISNLKVDTFKKGRKFNIKIKLDILSNGDVSGKSMSIQNEIKNKLADKMGIEVGNVQVKISKLALRDSDPEEK
- a CDS encoding DUF2273 domain-containing protein — encoded protein: MLEEMIATLVYNRKRYLYGFLAFVIALLLVTVGLANTVFIAVITAIGYCLGSPGLDKKFKKIKDILTEKQTDEKGKN